Proteins encoded within one genomic window of Haloarcula marismortui ATCC 43049:
- a CDS encoding Gfo/Idh/MocA family protein, with the protein MTYTVAVIGTGADPDDPDTDGFAMAYRHAGAYKRLDSCKLTACADVVPENAENFGERWNLPDGNVYTDTEKMLDAVKPDIVSVCVPPHIHAPVVMTCAESGVMDAIHCEKPMATRWEDCQKMASACKRAGIQLTFNHQRRFGKPFRKAKSLLEDGKIGSLERIELGGKNLFDYGSHLFDLCGYFTDQTMSKWVMAGIEYSEENVQFGAHNENQAIAQWRYTNGVNGLASTGDGGIVDCHMRLLGSDGMIEIGGEVPLRVRTGNSWTTLDTDGEDVHGPNETIFDAAKQKISAHIPGATVENARPESYIDRAIADTVDALATGREPELSADNALQATELIFGCWESARRCGQVDFPLEIDDNPLESMVESGQVLTADKQ; encoded by the coding sequence ATGACTTACACTGTCGCAGTCATTGGGACCGGTGCAGATCCGGACGACCCGGATACCGACGGGTTCGCAATGGCATACAGACACGCAGGCGCGTACAAACGGCTAGATTCGTGTAAACTCACCGCCTGTGCTGACGTCGTCCCGGAGAATGCAGAGAACTTCGGCGAACGATGGAATCTCCCGGATGGGAACGTCTACACGGACACTGAGAAAATGCTCGATGCTGTCAAGCCCGACATTGTCAGCGTCTGCGTGCCGCCCCACATCCACGCACCTGTCGTGATGACGTGTGCTGAGAGTGGGGTAATGGACGCCATCCATTGCGAAAAGCCGATGGCAACGAGATGGGAGGACTGTCAAAAAATGGCATCGGCCTGTAAGCGGGCTGGTATCCAGCTTACGTTTAATCATCAACGGCGGTTCGGAAAGCCGTTCCGGAAGGCCAAGTCGCTGCTTGAAGACGGGAAAATAGGCTCGTTGGAGCGAATTGAACTCGGTGGAAAAAATCTATTCGACTATGGGTCACACCTGTTTGACCTCTGTGGGTACTTCACTGACCAGACGATGTCGAAATGGGTGATGGCTGGGATCGAATACAGCGAGGAAAACGTGCAGTTTGGGGCCCACAACGAGAATCAGGCCATCGCACAATGGCGGTATACGAACGGTGTCAATGGGCTTGCATCGACAGGGGACGGTGGTATTGTCGACTGTCATATGCGGCTGCTGGGCTCAGACGGAATGATAGAAATCGGTGGCGAGGTTCCGCTACGGGTCCGGACTGGCAACAGCTGGACAACACTCGACACTGATGGAGAGGACGTACATGGTCCCAACGAGACAATATTCGACGCTGCAAAGCAGAAGATCAGCGCTCACATACCGGGAGCCACTGTAGAAAACGCGAGGCCTGAAAGCTATATTGACCGTGCCATAGCGGACACCGTCGACGCACTTGCCACAGGCCGTGAACCTGAACTCTCAGCTGACAACGCACTGCAGGCAACGGAGCTTATATTCGGGTGCTGGGAGTCCGCCCGGCGGTGCGGACAAGTCGATTTCCCACTGGAAATTGATGACAACCCGCTGGAATCGATGGTCGAAAGCGGACAAGTACTCACTGCTGACAAACAGTAA
- a CDS encoding glycosyltransferase family 2 protein yields MVSVSVVIATLKPRDEIEAIQCLEDQTFDDFEVIVCDKSPVTRARNEGIRQSSSDKIVFLDDDSRPQPGYLEKANDVLETEAAYAGRTIHPVDDVFARHFTAHYDWGGDPCYVDHFWGCNMGVHRDVFKTVGGWDEEMGWGHEEKELARRVRSEFDIRYDPELVVDHPYASSITDYWKKQYKLETKSPYYWSKCNVSRADQLKNIFCETFDPLNYVRITPVATMIEAGSTVAKTAGRLRGFLDHTHHEEGRGGVPDIDRPSQSPERSG; encoded by the coding sequence ATGGTATCGGTCAGCGTTGTCATCGCGACATTGAAGCCGCGAGATGAGATTGAAGCGATACAGTGCCTCGAAGACCAGACGTTCGATGACTTTGAGGTTATCGTATGTGATAAGAGCCCGGTGACCAGAGCCCGTAATGAGGGGATCAGACAATCTTCAAGCGACAAGATAGTGTTTCTCGATGACGATTCTCGACCCCAGCCAGGATATCTTGAAAAAGCCAACGATGTCCTCGAAACAGAGGCGGCGTACGCCGGTCGAACCATCCACCCGGTAGATGATGTGTTTGCCCGCCATTTCACCGCCCATTACGACTGGGGGGGCGACCCTTGCTACGTCGATCACTTCTGGGGGTGTAATATGGGCGTCCATAGAGACGTGTTCAAGACCGTCGGTGGGTGGGACGAAGAAATGGGGTGGGGTCACGAAGAAAAAGAACTCGCCAGGCGAGTCAGAAGCGAGTTTGATATTCGATACGATCCCGAACTCGTTGTCGACCATCCATACGCGTCATCTATTACCGACTACTGGAAGAAACAGTATAAACTCGAAACGAAGAGTCCGTACTACTGGTCAAAGTGTAACGTCTCACGAGCGGATCAGCTCAAGAACATTTTCTGTGAGACATTTGACCCGCTGAATTACGTCAGAATAACCCCAGTAGCGACCATGATAGAAGCGGGTAGTACTGTTGCAAAGACAGCTGGGCGTCTTCGAGGATTCCTCGATCACACCCACCACGAAGAAGGCAGGGGCGGGGTACCGGATATTGATCGACCTTCACAATCTCCAGAACGATCAGGATAA
- the aglF gene encoding UTP--glucose-1-phosphate uridylyltransferase AglF, with translation MKAVVLAAGKGTRLQPLTDDLPKALVEVDGKPLLTHCLDELISLDADEFVIVVGYRQQQIIDYYGSSYDGVPVTYVHQEEPAGLAHALLQAEPKIEHDFMLMLGDNVFRGNLDTVVQRQQEQRVDCAFLVEEVPKNEASRYGVCVTNKYGEITDVVEKPDDPPSNLVMTGFYTFSPAIFKACSLVQPSDRGEYELSDAIDLLMDSGRTIDAVRLNGWRVDVGYPENRDAAEQRLAEETATLASGGGNISR, from the coding sequence ATGAAAGCAGTAGTTCTCGCAGCCGGGAAGGGAACACGACTTCAGCCACTGACTGATGACCTCCCGAAAGCGTTAGTTGAGGTAGACGGAAAACCGCTTCTGACTCATTGCCTTGACGAACTTATTTCACTTGATGCAGATGAGTTTGTTATCGTCGTCGGATATCGTCAACAGCAGATTATCGACTATTACGGTAGCTCGTACGATGGTGTCCCGGTAACATACGTCCATCAGGAGGAGCCTGCTGGGCTAGCGCACGCCTTGTTACAGGCCGAGCCGAAAATTGAACACGATTTTATGTTGATGCTGGGAGACAATGTGTTTCGGGGGAACCTCGACACAGTCGTGCAACGACAACAGGAACAACGCGTCGACTGCGCGTTTCTGGTAGAGGAGGTTCCGAAAAACGAAGCGTCTAGATATGGCGTTTGCGTGACCAATAAATACGGTGAAATAACGGATGTCGTAGAGAAGCCGGACGATCCGCCATCTAATCTGGTCATGACCGGCTTTTACACGTTTTCGCCGGCAATATTCAAAGCTTGTAGCCTTGTTCAACCCTCTGATCGCGGCGAGTACGAACTCAGCGATGCCATTGATTTACTGATGGACAGCGGAAGAACAATCGACGCCGTTCGTCTCAATGGGTGGCGTGTCGACGTTGGATATCCTGAAAACAGGGATGCTGCAGAGCAGCGTCTTGCAGAAGAAACGGCCACCCTAGCCTCTGGTGGTGGGAACATCTCTCGATAG
- a CDS encoding DUF7344 domain-containing protein, protein MVEEEPELSRDQMFDILSSSRRRYTLYYLRQQIEPVQLTDLAEELAAWENDTTVEELSSQARKRVYVSLYQTHAPKLQEAGLITYDADTGEIALREDAPEVEPFISNGDNESKWYQYYGAVALLNAVLLIAAIVGVPPLSAISPLIIGLVVISSFLVLSITHGVSRRRGENNKSFDIGEP, encoded by the coding sequence ATGGTAGAGGAAGAACCAGAGCTCTCACGCGACCAAATGTTCGATATCCTCAGCAGCTCTAGGCGTCGATATACACTGTACTATCTACGCCAGCAAATAGAGCCAGTCCAGCTAACCGATTTAGCTGAGGAGCTGGCTGCGTGGGAAAACGATACAACCGTCGAAGAACTCTCTTCACAGGCGCGAAAGCGGGTGTACGTCTCGCTGTATCAGACTCATGCTCCAAAGCTCCAAGAGGCAGGGCTAATAACCTATGACGCTGATACGGGTGAGATAGCTCTTCGAGAGGATGCTCCAGAAGTTGAACCATTCATCAGCAATGGCGATAACGAGTCAAAATGGTATCAGTACTATGGCGCTGTGGCCCTGTTGAACGCCGTTTTACTCATAGCAGCAATCGTCGGTGTGCCTCCACTCAGTGCGATTAGTCCATTAATTATCGGACTAGTCGTCATAAGTTCGTTTCTCGTGCTTTCTATTACTCACGGGGTCTCCAGACGGCGAGGGGAAAACAACAAGTCCTTTGATATCGGTGAGCCGTGA